GCAATCAGCGGGGCCAGTCCGGGATGGAAAAATCCCACCAAACACATCACCGCTGTGAGCGTGAGCACGCCTTGCAAGGTGGGGCCGCACTGTCGCCAAGCACTGCTCAAACTGGCATTCTTTACGTTGGTGCTGCGCACTTCCCTTGTGCGATCTGGCTGCAGAAGAAACATCACGCTGGCGATGGGCAGTAAATAACTGGCTGCATCGATACCCAAGGCCCAAGCAGGTCCGGTTGCCGCTAGCAGCCAGCCGCCGATCGGTGGCCCCACGAGTTTCCCAACGTTGAACACCACGGAGAAGCTTGTGAGATAGCTCCCCAATTGATTCGGCCCCACGAGGATTGAACAGTACTTATTTCGGGCTGTGAGTTCATAGGCTCCTGCGATTCCAACGAGCAGTGTGCTGCTGAGGAGTAAAACCACCTGCGCCATGCCTTCAAAGAGGGGTATGGCCAGGGCCCCAAGTCCAGCTGCGGCCAAGAGGGCCCATTGCGACTGCACAAGCACCCGTTCACAGCCAACACGATCGGTGCGCACCCCCGCGGGGCCACTAATGATGAGCGTCGGTAGCGCCAGCGCTGCAAAATTTAGAGCGAGTAGAAATGGATCGGCGCTGCCATCCATCAGGATCCAGCCTTTGGCAGTGATCCCTGCAAAAGACCCCGCTGTACTCACTCCAGAGGCGACTAAAAACAGCCGGCGTTGCTGCTCGGGCTGCAGTTGAAGAACGGTCAATCCTTCACTCTGGCTTCCGCCACCATCGAGCGAGCACCAACGATGTGTCCGGTTAGGTCGTAGATATCAGCACCAGTAATTTTGACTGGAACAAAACTTCCTGGTGCGGCTTGTTGTCCGTCATCGCCAGGTTGAACATGCACTTCGCCATCCACTTCTGGTGCAAAGCGAGCGCAGCGTCCGATCATCTCGCCCGTTTGTGGGTTGTGCTGCTCGATCAACACGTCAACCGTTTTGCCCACCCAGCGTTGGTTGCGCTCTGCTGCGATGGGTTGCTGCAACGCCATAAGAGCATCTTTTCGGGCTTGAGCCACATCAGGGTCCACGCGATTCGGAAGATCGGCTGCGGCAGTTCCGTCTTCTGGTGAAAACGTAAAAATCCCCACATGATCAAAGCGTTGCGTTTCCAAGAAGTGCTTCAGGTGTTGGAAGTGCTCTTCTGTTTCACCTGGGAATCCCACGATCAATGTGGTGCGTAAAACGGCATCAGGTAGTTGCTCTCGGATCTCATTGAGCAGCCGTTCATTCACATCCGCTTGCCATGGGCGGTTCATGGCCCGAAGCACATCAGGGTGGCTGTGTTGGAGAGGTAAATCCAGATAAGGAACCACGTTTGGCACGTCGCGATATGCGGCAACAACCGAAGCTGTCAGTCCTGTTGGGTAGGCATAGTGAACTCGAATCCAGGGAATCTCCACTTCGCCAAGGGCCCGCAGTAGCTCTGCCAACTTGGGTTTGCCGTAAAGATCTAGTCCGTAGTTGGTTGTGATTTGGCTGATCAGAATCAGTTCTTGAACTCCTTGCTCCGCCAGTTGGTGGGCTTCGGCCACGATCGATTCGATCGGTCGGCTGCGCTGGTCCCCTCTTAATTTCGGAATGATGCAAAAAGCGCAGCGGTAATCGCAGCCTTCAGCCACTTTGAGATAGGCCACGGCTTGATCTGTGGTGCGCTGGCGGGGCAGATGTTCATCGCCAACAAAGCTCGGAACTGCGCTGACGCGGTTGACCCGTTCGCCTGCTTCTACCCGCTGCAACACATCCACGATGTGCTGGTAGTCGCCGGTGCCAACAATCGCTTTCGCTTCTGGAATCGACTCGAGCAATTCCTCCTGAAAGTGCTGGGCCAAGCAGCCCGCGATAATCAATTCTTTTCCTTGTTCAGCAAGCCCGACAAGGGTGCGAACCGATTCCTCTCTTGCGTCCTGAATGAAACTGCAGGTGTTCACGACAACAACAGAGGCATCCTCCTCATCGGTACTGACGCCATAGCCCGCCTCAGCAAGGAGTCCCACCATGTGTTCAGTGTCAACACGATTTTTTTCGCAGCCCAAGTGGGCGAAGGCGACCTTGGGTTTCGCCATTGGTTGAGTAGTGGGTTGAGTCGTTGTGCTCGTCATCTCTGCGTCGTCAAGCCTTCTATCAGCCTAGGGAGAGGACGAATCGGTCTCTAACTGACAGAATTTGCTCACTTGTAGGTCATGGATGGGCAGCACCCGTCTCGTTAGTCGTCGTCGTCAAGACCCTGGAGCCAAGTGGGCGCGCATTGCGATGGCAGTGCTGGCCACGATCGGCGTCATTGATACGGGGTCGATCACGCTGAAGCGTTGGGGATTTCTTGGGGATCTCACCTGCCCGATGGGTGCTGACGGGTGCGACAAGGTGCTCAACAGTGCTTGGGGTTCGTTGGCTGATGGCATTCCGCTCTCGTTAGTGGGTCTCGTGGCCTATGGGGTTGTGGTGTTGATGGCCTTGGTGCCCTTGTTGCCAGGGCTGCAGGAAAACAAATCGGAGTTGTCGCGTCGCACTTGGTGGGGACTCTTCATGGTCTCCACAGGAATGGCGGTGTTCAGCGGGGTTTTGTTGGGCCTGATGGTCTTCAAGATTCAGGCATTTTGTTTTTTCTGTGTTCTCTCAGCAGCGCTGTCCCTAATTCTTTTAGTGCTCTCGGTGGTTGGTGGTGGCTGGGACGACCCTGGCACCCTGATTTTCCGGGGTGTGCTCTTGGCCCTTGCCGTGCTGTTAGGGGGATTGATTTGGGCGTCGGTGGTCGATCCAGACCGTCCTGAATCCGTTGAAACGGGTGCCGGCATCGCCCCAGTGGTGACGCAGGAGAGTTCTCCTGCGTCAGTCGCATTGGCGGACCATCTCACCGCTGGAGGTGCCGTGATGTACTCCGCCTACTGGTGTCCTCACTGCCATGACCAGAAAGAGATGTTTGGGAAGGAGGCAAGTCAGCAGTTGCAGGTTGTGGAGTGTGCTGCTGATGGCCAGAACAATCAGGCTGATTTATGTCGCAGCAAGGGGTTGGAGGGTTTCCCAAGCTGGGAAATCAATGGAGAGATTGATTCTGGTGTGAAATCGCTCGACAGCCTCGCCGACCTAAGTGGCTACAAGGGAGATCGCGACTTTTGAATTAGCGCCGTACGGCTCGGGTGCGGATCCCATGCTGGAGGCATTGGCGTGAGTGGCACTGCCATTGAGGCAGTGCCACTGGTGCATCAATTCGAAAATGGCCTCCTCGGCTCTCGCGACGGAACAGCCCTGCTTCCAGCATGAGGCGACTGGTTAGCAAACGGTGATGAAGGTCGAGCAGCAGATTGAGATTCCTGCGGCTGCTGTCTCCGAGTTCAAGGGTCTCTGCATGATCAAGATCCTTCACCAGCTGCAAAAGCGGTTGCTTTTCTAACCAGCTTTCTTCTGCTTGGACTTGTTGGAGCGCCTGGCGTAATCCCTGCACAACTCGATCGACACCGGCGGTTTGCCAGCACAATTGCCGCAGATGTTCAATCCTTGCCATCAGCCCGGTGCTGCTCTCTCCACTACTGAGATCCAGATCACAGCGATCGGGTTTGGATCGTTTCACCGGCGTTTGTTGCGGCCCCAGCTCGATCGATTTCAGTTGGTGTGCAAACACCAAACACTCCATCAGGGAGTTGCTGGCGAGGCGATTGGCGCCGTGGAGTCCTGTGCACGCCACTTCACCAACGGCAAAGAGCCCCGGCAGGTTGGTTGCTGCTTGCAAATCGGTGGCAACACCACCCATCCAGTAGTGCGCGGCTGGCGCTACGGGGATTGGATGTTCCAAAGGATTGAGCCCAAATTCACTGCACCGGTCCAGGATTGTTGGGAAGCGTGCTTCGGCTTGTTCCCGGGGAATTGCACTGAAGTCAAGCCAGATTTGTCCCACCCCTTGCCGTTTCATCGATTGCACCAGGGCCCGACTCACTTGGTCGCGGGGAGATAGATCTCCCCGCGGCAAGTGCGCCACTGGGCTGCAACCGAGATCATCCACGAGAACACCGCCCTCCCCGCGGACCGCTTCAGAGATCAGGAAGCATGGTGCGTCGTCGAGACGTAAGGCAGTGGGATGAAATTGAACAAATTCGAGGTCTTCGACGGCTGCTCCGGCTTGCGAGGCCAAGGCAACACCTTCACCACACGCCTGGGCCGGATTGGTGGTGTTGGCGAAGAGATGTCCGCCGCCCCCACTGGCTAGTACTACCGCCCGCGCTTGCACGGTGTACAGCAGCCGTCCATCGAGCACTTGAACGCCACTGCAGCTTCCGTTTTCCACCGTCAGTTTGGTGACGCGAACACCACGGCGATGCAGCAAGCCTTCCCGTTCTTCGACGCGTTCCCGGAGCACATCCACCAGCGCACGTCCGGTTTGGTCTTGGACGTGTAAAACCCGTTTATGGCTGTGGGCAGCTTCAAGCGTTGTGGCGAGATTGGGACCATCTCGGTCAAAAGCCATTCCCAGTCGTTGCAGCCGCTCGACGCAATGGGGAGCTTCATCGACGAGAAGCCGAACGGCATCCCCATCACAAAGGCCAGCGCCTGCATGAATGGTGTCCTCGGCGTGGCTACTGGAGTTGTCTTCAGGCCGCGTCACCGCTGCTATGCCCCCCTGGGCCCAGCGGCTGGAGGAACGGCGTCCGGTATTGCGGTTCAGCAGCAAGACACGCAAGCCGGCCGGTAGATCGAGGCAGGTCATCAGGCCTGCTGCTCCTGCACCAACTACCACCACATCCCAAGGACCTGGAGGGATTGGATCAAGCGGACGGGGCTGGGCCATGGAGGCAAAAAAACCGCCGGCAATTCCGGCGGTTTAAACGATCACAGCAGGTCTGTGTTGGACGTTTGTTTTAGCGGTACTAACCGTCGTTAATCCTGTCGTCACCTTCATTCAGGGCGATGGATGGCGGGGTCACAGTGAAGTTGTCGCGATACTTGGCGAACAGTTCTTTTTGACGCTCGCTCAGGTCAAGCTCCAGGACGTCGTCAACATTGTTGTAAGGGCCGCCCAGGACGATTTTGCCGGCCATCGTGGGATACATCCCAGGAAACTGCTGGAATCGGCGGACGGAGGAGTTGTTGAGGTCAACCTTGCCTTCTCGTTCAGCAATTTTGTCATCCACAACGTTGCGGATTTCGCTTCCCGAATATTTCCCGAGAAGGTCCTCTTCCGCGTAAACAGCGGATGGGAGCACAAGGCTTGATAACAAACCTGCCATTACTAGGGCGCCGGTCAGCCAGCTCAGAAGCCGCTTCATCACTACTCTCGATCAGGGGACGGAACGGGACGGCCGGCAATGCCGGTTTGCAAAGACTACAAGTCGAATTCCCGATCTAGTCCTACAAAACCCAGAGGTTTTGCAGTTCGTTTCACTCGATCAATCCACTGAGGCCTGGCTGAACGACTGCTGCAAGGAGAAAAAGACCATCTACCCACAGGGTTGTCATCAGAACGGCTGCCGACATGGCCAGCGTGTCGTTGCTTTTGAAAACAGCCGTCTCACGTTTCGACAATGTTCCTGCAAGCCAAATGATGGAGCTGGCAGCTAAGACCAGTGCTGTGAGGGGTAAAGGATGAAGAAGGTGGAGCCCTGCCTCATGCAGAAGTTGTGGAGCGGTATCCATGGATGCGGTCACGACCCCAGGCCAGAAGCGCATCACTCCGGTAATGGCCATCATCAAATCGGTGAAGGCTGTACCCACCAAAGACGACAAGTAAAAGGCAG
The DNA window shown above is from Synechococcus sp. CC9902 and carries:
- a CDS encoding MFS transporter, which translates into the protein MTVLQLQPEQQRRLFLVASGVSTAGSFAGITAKGWILMDGSADPFLLALNFAALALPTLIISGPAGVRTDRVGCERVLVQSQWALLAAAGLGALAIPLFEGMAQVVLLLSSTLLVGIAGAYELTARNKYCSILVGPNQLGSYLTSFSVVFNVGKLVGPPIGGWLLAATGPAWALGIDAASYLLPIASVMFLLQPDRTREVRSTNVKNASLSSAWRQCGPTLQGVLTLTAVMCLVGFFHPGLAPLIAFEVLGGKPTDLGLFTSVLAAGSIAGGVVLQRNSVQFSHRPFLTLGGFGMITAIAQLGMSRSPGVAFSLAMAFLIGAGTAGLLSSCNLITQIGSDPVMRGRMAGLSQIAFLGGGGISGLLVAGVVVATNLSTAFALCGGISLVVAIRWILTRGQKTLEPIRST
- the rimO gene encoding 30S ribosomal protein S12 methylthiotransferase RimO gives rise to the protein MTSTTTQPTTQPMAKPKVAFAHLGCEKNRVDTEHMVGLLAEAGYGVSTDEEDASVVVVNTCSFIQDAREESVRTLVGLAEQGKELIIAGCLAQHFQEELLESIPEAKAIVGTGDYQHIVDVLQRVEAGERVNRVSAVPSFVGDEHLPRQRTTDQAVAYLKVAEGCDYRCAFCIIPKLRGDQRSRPIESIVAEAHQLAEQGVQELILISQITTNYGLDLYGKPKLAELLRALGEVEIPWIRVHYAYPTGLTASVVAAYRDVPNVVPYLDLPLQHSHPDVLRAMNRPWQADVNERLLNEIREQLPDAVLRTTLIVGFPGETEEHFQHLKHFLETQRFDHVGIFTFSPEDGTAAADLPNRVDPDVAQARKDALMALQQPIAAERNQRWVGKTVDVLIEQHNPQTGEMIGRCARFAPEVDGEVHVQPGDDGQQAAPGSFVPVKITGADIYDLTGHIVGARSMVAEARVKD
- a CDS encoding vitamin K epoxide reductase family protein; translation: MGSTRLVSRRRQDPGAKWARIAMAVLATIGVIDTGSITLKRWGFLGDLTCPMGADGCDKVLNSAWGSLADGIPLSLVGLVAYGVVVLMALVPLLPGLQENKSELSRRTWWGLFMVSTGMAVFSGVLLGLMVFKIQAFCFFCVLSAALSLILLVLSVVGGGWDDPGTLIFRGVLLALAVLLGGLIWASVVDPDRPESVETGAGIAPVVTQESSPASVALADHLTAGGAVMYSAYWCPHCHDQKEMFGKEASQQLQVVECAADGQNNQADLCRSKGLEGFPSWEINGEIDSGVKSLDSLADLSGYKGDRDF
- the nadB gene encoding L-aspartate oxidase, which produces MAQPRPLDPIPPGPWDVVVVGAGAAGLMTCLDLPAGLRVLLLNRNTGRRSSSRWAQGGIAAVTRPEDNSSSHAEDTIHAGAGLCDGDAVRLLVDEAPHCVERLQRLGMAFDRDGPNLATTLEAAHSHKRVLHVQDQTGRALVDVLRERVEEREGLLHRRGVRVTKLTVENGSCSGVQVLDGRLLYTVQARAVVLASGGGGHLFANTTNPAQACGEGVALASQAGAAVEDLEFVQFHPTALRLDDAPCFLISEAVRGEGGVLVDDLGCSPVAHLPRGDLSPRDQVSRALVQSMKRQGVGQIWLDFSAIPREQAEARFPTILDRCSEFGLNPLEHPIPVAPAAHYWMGGVATDLQAATNLPGLFAVGEVACTGLHGANRLASNSLMECLVFAHQLKSIELGPQQTPVKRSKPDRCDLDLSSGESSTGLMARIEHLRQLCWQTAGVDRVVQGLRQALQQVQAEESWLEKQPLLQLVKDLDHAETLELGDSSRRNLNLLLDLHHRLLTSRLMLEAGLFRRESRGGHFRIDAPVALPQWQCHSRQCLQHGIRTRAVRR
- the psbU gene encoding photosystem II complex extrinsic protein PsbU, giving the protein MKRLLSWLTGALVMAGLLSSLVLPSAVYAEEDLLGKYSGSEIRNVVDDKIAEREGKVDLNNSSVRRFQQFPGMYPTMAGKIVLGGPYNNVDDVLELDLSERQKELFAKYRDNFTVTPPSIALNEGDDRINDG